In a single window of the Megalobrama amblycephala isolate DHTTF-2021 linkage group LG3, ASM1881202v1, whole genome shotgun sequence genome:
- the LOC125264197 gene encoding legumain-like isoform X1 — MSGKKWILLVAGSKDWEDYQHQANVCCFYQIIKKHGIPDEQIVVMMYDDIAHNPQNPADGVITSVVDDTDVYKGVPKDYTGKDVTPENFLAALQGDDSTGKKVIKSDANDNIYVYMTGVGTEGTFQFPEKPLYPADITGAINNMSHKKKFSKMVIFMTSSYSARMLKGLSESGNAYALTACDENIQSTPSYYDEHKNIYLSDQFSSTWLKYLNTADFKTEKFRRLIESKQANYMRENPGPCPCQFGNKDIANSYLCEFLEN; from the exons ATGTCTGGGAAAAAATGGATTCTCCTTGTCGCCGGCTCAAAAGACTGGGAAGATTATCAACACCAG gCCAACGTGTGCTGTTTCTATCAGATAATTAAGAAACATGGAATTCCTGATGAGCAGATTGTGGTGATGATGTATGATGACATCGCTCACAATCCTCA AAACCCAGCTGATGGAGTCATTACCAGTGTAGTAGACGATACAGATGTGTACAAAGGAGTTCCGAAGGACTACACTGGAAAG GACGTGACCCCAGAGAACTTCCTGGCCGCTCTTCAAGGGGATGACAGTACagggaaaaaagtcataaaaag TGACGCAAATGACAACATATACGTCTACATGACCGGTGTGGGAACTGAAGGCACATTTCAATTTCCTGAGAAGCCA ctTTATCCAGCTGATATCACTGGAGCAATCAACAACATGAGTCATAAAAAGAAATTCTCAAAG ATGGTGATATTCATGACCAGCAGTTATTCTGCAAGGATGTTGAAAGGCCTTTCCGAGAGTGGAAATG CCTATGCATTGACTGCATGTGACGAAAATATCCAGAGCACTCCCAGTTATTATGACGAACACAAGAACATCTACCTCTCTGATCAATTCTCATCTACTTGGCTGAAATACCTTAATACC GCTGACTTCAAGACAGAAAAGTTCCGTCGGCTGATAGAGTCTAAACAAGCGAACTATATGAGAGAAAATCCCGGTCCCTGCCCCTGCCAGTTTGGGAACAAG gaCATCGCCAACAGTTACCTCTGTGAGTTTCTGGAAAACTGA
- the LOC125264197 gene encoding legumain-like isoform X2: MDPLVLRLVWLNITNPADGVITSVVDDTDVYKGVPKDYTGKDVTPENFLAALQGDDSTGKKVIKSDANDNIYVYMTGVGTEGTFQFPEKPLYPADITGAINNMSHKKKFSKMVIFMTSSYSARMLKGLSESGNAYALTACDENIQSTPSYYDEHKNIYLSDQFSSTWLKYLNTADFKTEKFRRLIESKQANYMRENPGPCPCQFGNKDIANSYLCEFLEN, encoded by the exons ATGGACCCCCTGgtgttaagacttgtatggcttaatataac AAACCCAGCTGATGGAGTCATTACCAGTGTAGTAGACGATACAGATGTGTACAAAGGAGTTCCGAAGGACTACACTGGAAAG GACGTGACCCCAGAGAACTTCCTGGCCGCTCTTCAAGGGGATGACAGTACagggaaaaaagtcataaaaag TGACGCAAATGACAACATATACGTCTACATGACCGGTGTGGGAACTGAAGGCACATTTCAATTTCCTGAGAAGCCA ctTTATCCAGCTGATATCACTGGAGCAATCAACAACATGAGTCATAAAAAGAAATTCTCAAAG ATGGTGATATTCATGACCAGCAGTTATTCTGCAAGGATGTTGAAAGGCCTTTCCGAGAGTGGAAATG CCTATGCATTGACTGCATGTGACGAAAATATCCAGAGCACTCCCAGTTATTATGACGAACACAAGAACATCTACCTCTCTGATCAATTCTCATCTACTTGGCTGAAATACCTTAATACC GCTGACTTCAAGACAGAAAAGTTCCGTCGGCTGATAGAGTCTAAACAAGCGAACTATATGAGAGAAAATCCCGGTCCCTGCCCCTGCCAGTTTGGGAACAAG gaCATCGCCAACAGTTACCTCTGTGAGTTTCTGGAAAACTGA